Sequence from the Molothrus aeneus isolate 106 chromosome 7, BPBGC_Maene_1.0, whole genome shotgun sequence genome:
GGGGAACCTTTTTGATGAGTTTCCCTCCACCAACAGGCTGGATGTGGAGCAGCCCGTGAGGAGGGACAACCCCTTCTTCCGAAGCAAACGCTCCTACAGCTTGTCCGAGCTGTCTGTCCTCCAGGCCAAGTCAGATGCGCCGGCGTCGTTGGGTTTCTTCAGCGGTTTGAAGTCTCCCACCCCTGAGCAGTTCCAGAGCAGGGAGGATTTTAGGACAGCGTGGCTGAACCACAGGAAGCTGGCTCGGTCTTGCCACGACTTGGATTTGCTTGGCCAGAATCCCGGCTGGGGTCAGACGCAGCCGGTGGAGACCAACATCGTGTGCAAGCTGGACAGCTCTGGCGGGGCCGTGCAGCTGCCCGACACCAACATCAGCATCCACGTGCCCGAGGGCCACGTGTGCCCCGGCGAGACGCAGCAGATCTCCATGAAGGCCATGCTGGACCCGCCGCTGGAGCTGAACAGCGACAAGTGCAGCACCATCAGCCCCGTGCTGCAGATCAAGCTCAGCAACATGGAGGTGAAGACCTTCATCATCCTGGAGATGAAGGTGTCGGCGGAGGTCAAGAGCGACGCGGTGAGCAAGAGCCTGgtggggctgcagtgcctgcGCAGCGACATGAAGGAGGGGCCCTACACGCCCATGCAGCTGAGCTACTCCTACGGGGACACCATCCAGGTGCAGCTGGAGAATCTGGAGCCCTGCATGTACATCGCGGCCGTGGCGCAGGGCCAGAACATCCTCTACCCTTACACCGTGTGGGATTACATCAGCAAGAAGATCACGGTGGGCGTCTACGGCCCCAAGCACATCCACCCTTCCTTCAAGACCGTGGTGGCCATGTTCGGCCACGAGTGCGCCCCCAAGACCCTGCTGGTCAACGAGGTcaccaggcagtgccacagcccgGCTCCCGtcgccctgcagctctgggggaagCACCAGTTCGCCCTGTCCCGGCCCCAGGACCTCAAGCTCTGCATGTTCTCCAACATGACCAACTACGAGGTGAAGGCCAGCGAGCAGGCCAAGATCGTGCGGGGCTTCCAGATGAAGCTGGGCAAGGTCAGCCGCCTCATCTTCCCCATCTCCTCCCACGACCCCAACGAGCTGTCGGACTTCACGCTGAGGATACAGGTCAAGGATGACCAGGATGCCATCCTCACCCAGTTCTGCGTCCAGACGCCGCAGCCGCCGCCAAAGAGCGCCATCAAACCCACGGGGCAGAGGCGGTTCCTGAAGAAGAATGAGGTGGGGAAGATCATCCTCTCCCCGCTGGCTGCCACCGCCAAGTATCCGGTTTTTCAGGACCGGCCGGTGTTGAGCCTCAAGTACGGGAAGCTGCTGAAGACAGTGGTGAGGCAGAGCAAGAACCACTACTTGCTGGAGTACAAGAAAGGAGATGTCATCGCCCTCCTCAGTGAGGAGAAGATCAGGTTGAAAGGCCAGCTGTGGACCAAGGAGTGGTACATTGGCTACTACCAGGGCAAGGTCGGCCTTGTGCACACCAAAAACGTGCTGGTGGTGGGGAAGGTCAAACCCAGCTACTTCTCCGGGCCGGACCTCACCAccagcctgctgctggagcagatcctGAGGCCCTGCAAGTTCCTGACCTACATCTACGCCTCGGTGAGGACTCTGCTGATGGAGAACCTCAGCAGCTGGCGCTCCTTCGCCGACGCCCTGGGCTACCTGAACTTGCCGCTCAGCTTCTTCTGCCGGGCAGAGCTGGACAGCGAGCCGGAGAGAGTGGCCTCCgtgctggagaagctgaaggaaGACTGCAACAGCGTGGAGAACAAGGAGAGGAAGTCCTTCCAGAAGGAGTTGATGACGGTGAGTCTGAGGCCTGGCGAAGGGGGGGCTTcgttcctggctctgcagagggagcaggggaggtgGCAGTTCCTAATTCAGTCTTTAGAGAGTGAAGTCCACCTTGAAGGTCTTCTGAGGACTGCTGAGCACTGCCAGGTGGGAGTCCAGCCCTGTGGTTAGTGGGATCTTGGTTCAGCAGGATCATGGCAATAATGAGGGATGTGCTGAGGTGCTTGGAATTCCAGAATCACACCATGGCTTGGGTTGAAAGaaacctcaaagctcatccagtcccaccccttgccatgggcagggacaccttccactgtcccagatcactccaagccctgtccaacctggcctggaacactttgagggatggggaggggttttttttgagtggCACCTCTGAGCTGGGATGTTTTACACATTACAAATGGAAATGTGTGACTTGCTCCATGTCCTGAAAGGAATTTGGGAGGAGTGCTGCCTGCCAGTATTTCTAGGATGCCGTTAGCAAGTAAATCTCTCACAAAATATCATCTCCACGATTGTTTCTAGCACTTAATAGGAAGTGAGCCAAAGAAAATACAGGGCAAAATGTCTGGGAGAGATTTGCAGCTCCCTCCCATTCCGTGCTGTCCCACAGGAGCAGAATAACTGAGTTATGGAGAAGAGCATGGTTTAAAATGTCAATTGGATTAAGGAATAGCGGCGGCCTTGCTTGGCAAAATGAAATTACAGCAAAAGGGGACTGGAGCTGAGAGGAGGAGTTCAGTTCCCACACTCCTTTTAGGGAGAAGGGGGGAATTTAAGGATTGAGTAGAAGGTGTTATGAAGAGTATGGAATCCATTGTTACTCATGGAAATGTTGTCTGgagagctccctgtgcccaggtacCACTCTGGGGCCTGTGGGGCGATGTTTCAGCTCTGACTTTCAGCTTTCAGGTTGTGCCACCAACGCTGCTCCTGTTGCAGGGTTCTCCTGGCCATCAGTGACCCTTTCCTCACCCAGGATTGGAAAATCCCCcgtttccccccccccccccccccccgaggGAGGGTTTGCTCCTTTAATCATCAGGCTCAATGATTGTTGGGATGAAATCCGTGCTGCTCTTGCTGGATGCTTCCGGGACTGTTTGCTTTACCTGTTTGCAAACCCCCAAGGTGTTGCTTTTATCTCTCCCCATTGTTTTCAGGGATCCCAGGCAGTGTGTAGGTCATGGAGAATCCTCACGGGGAGACAAAGGGAAAGATAaggctcagggagctgctgactccaggggagggctgggagctgcaggaaaacatCCTGCTCCCCTGTGGCTGTCAGGAGAGCAGAGTCCCAGGGCAGGTTTTATTCTCCTTGTTTGTCTAATCCTGCTCTCTGTGAGGCTGAGCCTGCGGATAAAGGATGAGCTCCCTTCTTGGTGGAACATGATGCTGCCTCCAAAACCCCTGGCTGCCGTCAAATCCTCCTCAGCCTATGGAGAAATTAGATTGAGCCtgttgaaagaagaaaataatgatgTTTCAGGGGATGGCAATGGAGCACTAATGGATTTTATTGTGTtcaaatctgattttatttgtaACAAATGGACTGGCTTTCTGGCAAGGGGAGCCAGCTGCACTAAGCTCCAGTGTGGCCATTTCAGCTGAAAGAAAGTTGGTTGTCTCCCCTCAAAAGGGCTGGGAAGGTAGAAGTAGAAGCAGGATTATCAGTGTTGAGTACACAAAGCGCCAGTGGCAGAGTCGTGCACCAGCAGCCAAGCAAGGGAAAGCCTGGTCATGATGACTGGTTAATCAGTAATCTGCCTTTAATTACTACTTCTCTAATCAGGCACCAGCAGTGGAGTGTGAAGGTAACTGGGGGGGATGTGGCTCAGGAGTTgctcagcagagagggaaagctctccctccttcctctctgccCCTTGGAAGCAGGCAGCACATGGATGGCTTGGAT
This genomic interval carries:
- the SH3BP4 gene encoding SH3 domain-binding protein 4; the protein is MAAQRIRAANSGGLPRCRSEGALIDLGEAFAAESALCDVKVPSPSALLVDNPTSFGNAKEVVAIKDYCPTNFTTLKFSKGDHLYVLDTSGGEWWYAHNTTEMGYIPSSYVQPVSHRNSSLTDSGVIDSLLESPDEGVKELDLLGEWTEGKRNSAKSYHNNPFLNGVHTNPFLNGNSQVAPGSDKESDSSVAVDLLLFDTAAPTAALPASAANSSLGNLFDEFPSTNRLDVEQPVRRDNPFFRSKRSYSLSELSVLQAKSDAPASLGFFSGLKSPTPEQFQSREDFRTAWLNHRKLARSCHDLDLLGQNPGWGQTQPVETNIVCKLDSSGGAVQLPDTNISIHVPEGHVCPGETQQISMKAMLDPPLELNSDKCSTISPVLQIKLSNMEVKTFIILEMKVSAEVKSDAVSKSLVGLQCLRSDMKEGPYTPMQLSYSYGDTIQVQLENLEPCMYIAAVAQGQNILYPYTVWDYISKKITVGVYGPKHIHPSFKTVVAMFGHECAPKTLLVNEVTRQCHSPAPVALQLWGKHQFALSRPQDLKLCMFSNMTNYEVKASEQAKIVRGFQMKLGKVSRLIFPISSHDPNELSDFTLRIQVKDDQDAILTQFCVQTPQPPPKSAIKPTGQRRFLKKNEVGKIILSPLAATAKYPVFQDRPVLSLKYGKLLKTVVRQSKNHYLLEYKKGDVIALLSEEKIRLKGQLWTKEWYIGYYQGKVGLVHTKNVLVVGKVKPSYFSGPDLTTSLLLEQILRPCKFLTYIYASVRTLLMENLSSWRSFADALGYLNLPLSFFCRAELDSEPERVASVLEKLKEDCNSVENKERKSFQKELMTALLKMDCQGLVVRLIQDFVLLTTAVEVAQRWRELAEKLAKVSKQQMDAYEAPHRDKSGSVDSEAMWKPAYDFLLTWSSQMGDSYRDVIQELHTGLDKMKNPITKRWKHLTGTLILVNSLDMLRAAAFSPQDHEDFAI